In Stomoxys calcitrans chromosome 2, idStoCalc2.1, whole genome shotgun sequence, the following proteins share a genomic window:
- the LOC106083618 gene encoding transcription initiation factor IIA subunit 1, which translates to MKQIWRSKLLASKAVEVNPDPPTEQPPQIVANNPKPTKAQVAKAKKAAAAAAAASQLNSNTNGAASNTTNSSIDVKPNLAQLQQAVNGPTSAAAGSSANTIINGTIKQEPQHQTSSQQPQPQSHPPPLHPTSSSSALLLQQQKQQQQAIGAAGGGGGNNQQSHPSGNSSGGSNQPQSSTIPIVAALDPNRIMPVNITLPAQPGTMNSESRVLTIHVPASALQENQLTQILTAHLISSIMSLPTTLASSVLQQHVNAALVNANMQKNFNTSKQLDGALDTSDEDESEESDGNMDDDDNDDVDKDDESDIDNEGGAEEEPLNSEDDVTDEDATDLFDTDNVIVCQYDKITRSRNKWKFYLKDGIMNIGGKDYVFQKSNGDAEW; encoded by the exons ATGAAACAGATATGGCGGTCCAAATTATTGGCTAGTAAAGCAGTAGAAGTAAATCCAGATCCACCGACGGAACAACCTCCACAAATTGTTGCAAATAATCCTAag CCAACAAAG gCTCAAGTAGCTAAGGCCAAAAAAGCAGCGGCGGCAGCAGCGGCTGCTTCACAGCTAAATAGCAACACCAATGGGGCAGCCTCAAACACCACTAACTCATCGATAGATGTTAAGCCAAACCTTGCTCAATTACAACAGGCGGTGAATGGACCCACATCAGCGGCTGCTGGATCATCGGCAAACACCATTATTAATGGCACAATAAAACAAGAACCCCAACATCAAACATCTTCACAACAACCGCAACCTCAAAGTCATCCGCCACCATTACACCCTACCTCTTCGAGTTCAGCTCTACTGCTGCAACAGCAGAAACAACAGCAGCAAGCCATTGGTGCTGCTGGTGGTGGAGGTGGCAATAATCAGCAGTCACATCCATCCGGCAACAGTTCTGGTGGCAGTAATCAACCACAATCATCGACTATACCTATTGTGGCAGCTTTAGATCCGAATCGTATTATGCCTGTAAAT ATTACTTTGCCCGCTCAACCTGGTACTATGAACTCTGAATCTCGTGTTCTGACCATACATGTGCCAGCTTCAGCACTACAAGAAAATCAACTGACACAAATATTGACTGCCCATCTTATATCGTCTATAATGTCTTTACCTACAACACTGGCATCATCAGTGCTACAGCAACATGTGAATGCGGCTCTGGTCAACGCAAACATGCAAA aaaattttaatacatcTAAACAATTGGATGGCGCTTTGGATACCTCGGACGAAGATGAGAGTGAAGAGAGTGACGGTAATATGGATGACGATGACAACGATGATGTGGACAAGGATGACGAGTCCGATATAGACAATGAGGGTGGTGCTGAGGAAGAGCCATTGAATAGCGAAGACGATGTTACCGATGAGGATGCCACCGATCTGTTTGATACTGATAATGTCATAGTGTGTCAATATGACAAG ATAACACGCTCTCGCAACAAATGGAAATTCTATCTTAAAGATGGCATCATGAATATAGGCGGAAAAGATTATGTCTTTCAAAAATCCAATGGTGATGCCGAATGGTAG